TGGACCAAAGCTTTCATGAAGACGCTTCCTGCATTTGGAGGAATCCTTCTTTGCTAGTACCCTGCACGTGATTGACAATGGAAAGATAatttaaaggaaaacaaaaaagcCAATCAGggaatttgatttttttgccTGTTAAGTAAACATCAAACTTTGGAGAATCACTCTCATATGATTTGACAGGAACTAGGGTGAAAAATTATTGTGTGGCAGAGTTTAGCAAACTCTCCAGGGATGTCCTGTTAGGTATTTGTTGCAAGCAAACTCAGACTACTTCTCAAACAAAGGGGTGATTCAATTTGGTAAACTGGTATTATAGGAGCAACAGAAACTCCATTGTTCAATGACAGCAAGCAACTATAAGATCAAAAGGGTCCTCTATACAAGACGAATTTTGACATGAGCCAATTCTCTGATATGATGGGTGAGACAAGAGTGTATTCATAGAATAGAATATACTTTCTGTCTTTTTTCAGTGATTTTTCTCTACTattctagaaacaaaattaagtacaGCGCAcactcaaataagaaaaatcatgACCATAATTTacaatggatgctcaaattttggttcaaaaactcatgtttgaagtggctaaaatttgcaattggttcccaaacttatcaattgaatcatcacataaattgtataagagattggcataatcaaagttcaaagataaaggttaaaaatttgtaaagaaCTCAAtcaacaccggtttaacccaaCTAAAGTGACATATTGAatacagtgaaattgctttccaaaaacaaaaatcgAGAAGGACAATCAATTAcaagtgtgtgaattaaatcattaattacaaaataacaaaCTAAACTTAAACGACATGAAGAACCTAGGTCCTAAAATCCTAAGaatagtccattatcattCCTTGAACACAACATATGCGAATAAATACAATCAAGTGATAATAAAACCAAAAACTCCCACCCTACACTTGAATAGAACGCTGCCCTCAGTGTTAGAAAAAGTGGGTATATAACACAGCTAGCACATAAGAAGAGTGAAGATCATATTAAATGCACATAGCATAAGGGTAAGGCAAAGTGTTcaactaaaataacataagataaaagaaaaaggaaagaaaataaataaaataaaaataaaaaagaaatgaaaatagaactggagaaacaaaattatagtagcaatttaatatatagtacCACCAGAGCAATTAATCACAAGAATCTTATTAGAATAATGATACCACATGACTTATATTCACTGCTCCGACAGATTTTACCTATCATGACAGGGGAAACTTATTACAACATTTTTATACcataaaacataaaacaaagATATTTACAAGTTAAATACCTATATTACATAGTTCTTTACATTTAGCGCACAAAATGAGTATATACGAGAATTGGAATTAAATTCTTGGCAGATCCTCCAATCTCCTTCAGTTAAGATTATGATCTTTCCAAGCTCACTTGGGGTGCCGGATGATCACACTGCATAAACATCTTCTTGATAGCTTCTTCTTTCTTGTCAATAAAAtcgaaaaagtgaaaaatgatTTGAGAACATCTGGTAGTTGATAAAATTACGGATGGAGGGACCTGCTGCATTTGCCTACGTTTGTAGTGCACAAATTGGCGAACTGCTCTTAGTAGAAACAGAAGAAGCGCAGCAAGAGTGACACCGCCACATAGAAGATATAGACCCCAGAAGCTAATCAAACGAAGTTGGTTAGGCTCAGACTTCTGTCTTTTCTCTCCAGCACAGCCTTTCTTACAGAACCACTTCTCGTGGATCTTTTGGAGTACTCCCGTCTCAGAAAGTTTTAGAATTGCAGTAGACATGTCAAGAGCAAGCGGAGAATCTCTTTGAAAAGCCTGATTTATCATAATGAATAACATTTGAGattatcataattaaaatgagaGAAAGATGCAAAACCAAAAAGAATTACCATACCTAGCCCTCAAAAATCGAAGTTAATTCTTTTGCTTATGAGAGATGGTAACTCGGTACATGGTTTCACATCAGTTATATTTTTCTCATGCTACATATATCTGGAGATGAATGCACAATGTGAAAGATATGCTAAGCCAAAAGCATGCATCTTTAGTTATGTGCAAGGTTGTCATCCAGAAATGAGATTCCAATTGCAGGTTTACCAAGCAGCTCTTTAGACATTATTCATGGGCATTACATAAGAAAGTTAAATTGCTTGTGAAGGAAGGTACTTACAAATCCCCAACCACCCCTGGTAAATGGTTGCCCAATAATCCCAAAGTCACCGTGTTTTGCAAGAAACAGCTCTACATATGGAAGCTCATCTACTACTGCAGCCACCCCTCCTACATTTTGTGGCCCCAACCTCAATGCTCTTTCATACTCCTCTGGGGTCCCAAGAGGAACAAGTCTAGAACGAGATATATAAAGACTTTCATATAGGTATTCATAAGCAAATGACCCTACTTGGTATCCTATAGGCCATTTACTTGCAATCAAGCTATCGATTCCAGTAATGGGTGATGAAAGCTGCTCTACTGTAAGGATTGAAGTCAAACTCGCTGTATAGCTTGCAGTTATCACCATCAATACGAAAAGCCATACCACCATCACCATGCGCGCAAGTGGACTTATGGTAGTTTCTTCTGCAATTACATGACAGTGCAGAATTACCATAGCATGTTACAACAAGAGGGGCTATTCAATCACAAGCAGCAGAATacaaagaattttatttgatttcttcAGTGTGAATGCCACTGTACCATTTCGATTTCAAGACACAATGCTAATTGAAGACAAACTTATAATTCATAACAGAGTTTGGTGAGTCAGTACATGTCCTCTCCAACAGTTAATCATTGGACAGCTGTCAAACAAATGCCACTTAAAGGAGCACCAGGGCGAGGAATATTATATGGTAACCATGATCATactagaatttaatatttttctaattaccATATACATCCCTATACAACATCCATAACAAGTTTCAAATCAGATAACATTCTGAATCTCTATGTGGcatcttagcaattattgaaaTGTTCTTGAAATGCTTCGCTGTAACACAAGATTATAAAAGGAACTTATGCAACACCAGACTACTGAGCCGCTTAAATTGTAAAgcaatatgaaaattatatgaatCACGTCTACAAACTCGATTGAACATTTCATTTCACTTCCATTGCTACGGCCAACCAAAATCCACAAAAATGGTAGTGATTTGCAGAAATTCATAAAGTTCAGAGTGAAATGATCATATGGAAAGAAATGTGCTCTGAATGTTAAATGACATAGTTAAAATAGATAAGGAAGAATAGCTTATCAAAGTTAAAGTAGTACTTACGATTTGTCTTGAATAGTGTTGAGAAGCTGAACCTGTCAGAAGTAACAGTTGAATTACATGGCATTAGAGGTTAATAATCTAGATTACACATTAGGATGATCCACTGCAACATCAAACTGGGAggtaaattgaaattgaaattctaaGGAGACTTCATGTCAGCATGGATAAACTTACATGAACATTGTTACAATCTGCCTTCTAGGAGGACCCCTAAATTCATCATTGACTCGATGCTCAAGAATCCAAATGACCACAGCAATCATCAGAAAAGAGGCTGCTGTGACGCACCACATCTCCACTGTAAATGGTTTAAGAAATACCCAAGCACTTGATTTTGAATTTCTGATAGGAGCCAGAATGACGAGACCACTAGCAGCATAAGGCTGAGAAAAATCCACTATTTTTGTCCGGTTTGTTACAATTGCAATGTCTCCAACAGCAGCATCAAGTACCTGAAACCAAAACACAAAAGAATACACTAGGATCAGTTGGCCAAGTTCTATGTgcttagaaatatttataaattgcaGCATTCAGGGTAGACCCTCCACTGCATGGATCTCAATCAGACCAAGGTCTGCCCAAAAGACTGACCAGTAACCTATACTCCATCATAACCCCCCCgctttttaaaaaatgctGAAgacaaaattatgaaaatataaggAATTATATAAGATCATAGAGACATTTCTGTATCAAAGATTTTCTAGGCAATCCTGAATGCAGTAATTCCCAATTCCTGCATATTTTCCATATAAATGTAGGTCATGCTTGCCTAAAGTTTGcagatataaataaaataaaacttacatCTTCTGCGACCATCCGTACAAGCTCATTATAACTAGGATTGGACTGACCATCCCCAAAAGGTTCAAACCTGTAAGGTACATAATATGGGATTAGTTTCCTTGCTTCAAGAAACAAATCTATACAATATCCTTCAATTTTATGGCTCTGGTTCACTTCAGTAACAAAATCAACAAAACTCGCTCTTCTTGGCACTCCAATTCTCAATGGTCTTTCATCATCAGCAATCTCCCAACCACGTGGCTTTTCCATTTTTCCACCAGGCCATGTAATGTTCTGAAGCTTCTGATCCACATGGGAATAGTTTGTTTGTTCCCCTTGGTGGGTCTCTGTGGGTAAAAGCGAGAAACCTGAGCTGCTAGACCAATAGCCAACAGTACGAACAGATGTGTGGACAATATTAATGACGTCATAACCACCACTCTCAATATTCCGGTCTTGATTAACTTGAATGTGACCACTTAAACCGGTAAAGTTCAACTGCAATATTTTGTTAAGTAGATCATTCCCACCATTGAATATTTTAAGCTCCCTCAGCTGTAATTCAGATGTTTTCATCTCAAGAAGTTCATGATTCAAAGGAAACGTGATATTTTTGAAttcattaatgaaattatcaaTTGCATATGCAACTGCCCAGACTGTATCATAAGCCTGAAGTCCATAGGTATTCAGCTCAGAGCTTACTAACCCTTTTTGCTGCATTTCCCTCCACCGAGACACAAAAGCTCTTTTCTGGCTGGACTCTGGAATATGCTGACGAAGTGCAACTACCCCATGAAGAACACTGAGTTCAGTTCGATTTATTCGAGAAAATGAATCTACCGTAGCAGAAAGCCAATCTGTTGCAAACCAAACATAATTGTCGGTCATCATTTGGAGCTTTTTGGCAACAGTAAAGATTCTCATTCTGGGATCTGGATTAACATGAACAACATAAACACGAGGACCAAGCGATTTAGATTTCTTGAGCAACCCCGTTATTTCAGCTTCATCAAAATTGACAGACAATTGCAATTTGTACGTTtttgccattttcttttcaagttcATCATCGAAAGCATTTATCCCGTTCCTCCCAGGATCATCATCCACATAAATTCCAATCACCTCTTTCCACCCGTAAAAGTCAACTAATTCAGCCATGGCAGCCATCTGATAAGAGTCACTTTGTGTAGTTCTCACAAAAAAAGGGAATTGAAGTGCAGAAAGAGTA
The sequence above is drawn from the Ricinus communis isolate WT05 ecotype wild-type chromosome 7, ASM1957865v1, whole genome shotgun sequence genome and encodes:
- the LOC8274831 gene encoding glutamate receptor 3.7; its protein translation is MWVFNMRLMGKLTKLFSIIWVLLLNDFVSCQRPKFVNIGAVFTFDSVIGRVAKPAMEAAVSDINKDTRILNGTELKLFMVDAQCDVFLGSVGALRVLEKDVVAIIGPQSSGIAHMISQFANGLQVPLISYAATDPTLSALQFPFFVRTTQSDSYQMAAMAELVDFYGWKEVIGIYVDDDPGRNGINAFDDELEKKMAKTYKLQLSVNFDEAEITGLLKKSKSLGPRVYVVHVNPDPRMRIFTVAKKLQMMTDNYVWFATDWLSATVDSFSRINRTELSVLHGVVALRQHIPESSQKRAFVSRWREMQQKGLVSSELNTYGLQAYDTVWAVAYAIDNFINEFKNITFPLNHELLEMKTSELQLRELKIFNGGNDLLNKILQLNFTGLSGHIQVNQDRNIESGGYDVINIVHTSVRTVGYWSSSSGFSLLPTETHQGEQTNYSHVDQKLQNITWPGGKMEKPRGWEIADDERPLRIGVPRRASFVDFVTEVNQSHKIEGYCIDLFLEARKLIPYYVPYRFEPFGDGQSNPSYNELVRMVAEDVLDAAVGDIAIVTNRTKIVDFSQPYAASGLVILAPIRNSKSSAWVFLKPFTVEMWCVTAASFLMIAVVIWILEHRVNDEFRGPPRRQIVTMFMFSFSTLFKTNQETTISPLARMVMVVWLFVLMVITASYTASLTSILTVEQLSSPITGIDSLIASKWPIGYQVGSFAYEYLYESLYISRSRLVPLGTPEEYERALRLGPQNVGGVAAVVDELPYVELFLAKHGDFGIIGQPFTRGGWGFAFQRDSPLALDMSTAILKLSETGVLQKIHEKWFCKKGCAGEKRQKSEPNQLRLISFWGLYLLCGGVTLAALLLFLLRAVRQFVHYKRRQMQQVPPSVILSTTRCSQIIFHFFDFIDKKEEAIKKMFMQCDHPAPQVSLERS